A genomic window from Cytobacillus suaedae includes:
- a CDS encoding FAD-dependent monooxygenase has translation MEKEAIIIGAGIGGLCTAIALQNKGWKISIFDKANALSGVGAGIVLASNALHALDKLGVGYQVRERGSSVGRAEVRTWKGDMLIDFSTAEHTESYLIHRADLQQILVESLKEGTTLKLKKSFVSFNQNDDRVEAVFSDGTKVAGNVLIGADGFHSVVREQLVGLSNPRYGGYTALRGICDFKDQNYLTEHGGGFEAWGIGKRFGFSYIGQGKVFWFAAINTPQGIEIPKGRRKKRALESFKGWYNPVESVIQATDESAILHHDIFDRKPIAQWSKGNVTLVGDAAHPMVPNLGQGGAQAMEDAVVLTNCLSTTSSVDESLRIFEKKRIPRTTKIVTQSRRMARLVQMENPLAIKARNLVFHTIPSNKLAGRLRWLVDYKV, from the coding sequence GTGGAAAAAGAAGCGATTATAATTGGTGCAGGTATTGGTGGTTTATGTACGGCTATCGCTTTACAGAATAAAGGTTGGAAGATTTCAATTTTTGATAAGGCAAATGCACTGAGTGGAGTAGGAGCGGGTATTGTATTAGCGTCTAATGCTTTACATGCTCTTGATAAACTCGGTGTAGGATATCAGGTTCGGGAGAGAGGATCCTCTGTAGGACGGGCAGAGGTCCGTACTTGGAAGGGAGACATGCTTATAGACTTTTCAACAGCGGAACATACTGAAAGTTATCTTATCCATAGGGCTGATCTACAACAAATTTTAGTAGAATCCTTAAAAGAGGGTACAACGCTCAAGTTAAAAAAGTCTTTCGTATCCTTTAATCAAAATGATGACAGAGTTGAGGCTGTTTTCTCTGATGGTACGAAGGTAGCTGGGAATGTGCTTATCGGTGCAGACGGCTTTCACTCGGTAGTTAGAGAGCAATTAGTTGGTTTATCCAATCCGAGATATGGTGGGTATACCGCGCTAAGAGGGATATGTGATTTTAAAGATCAAAATTACTTAACAGAGCACGGTGGCGGCTTCGAGGCTTGGGGGATTGGAAAGCGGTTTGGCTTCTCCTATATAGGTCAAGGGAAAGTATTTTGGTTTGCAGCAATAAACACGCCTCAAGGTATAGAAATCCCAAAAGGTCGGAGGAAAAAGAGAGCTTTAGAATCTTTTAAAGGCTGGTATAACCCAGTTGAATCTGTTATCCAAGCAACCGATGAATCAGCTATACTACATCACGATATCTTTGATCGTAAACCTATAGCACAATGGAGTAAAGGCAATGTTACGTTAGTAGGAGATGCTGCTCATCCAATGGTTCCAAACTTAGGGCAAGGCGGGGCACAAGCAATGGAAGATGCGGTCGTTCTGACTAACTGTTTATCTACCACTAGTTCAGTAGATGAATCTTTACGCATCTTCGAAAAGAAAAGAATACCGCGTACAACCAAGATTGTCACACAATCAAGACGTATGGCAAGGCTTGTTCAAATGGAAAATCCCTTAGCAATTAAAGCAAGGAATCTAGTGTTTCATACAATTCCATCGAATAAACTAGCGGGACGTCTACGTTGGCTTGTTGATTATAAGGTGTAG
- a CDS encoding YfbM family protein encodes MMGMIATFFRVPNTLLNLIKAEPDHIEELVLDSDEVQETALDIDKSWHGIYFLLSGEPDLEKPITSLVGEAILGGTEVGEDFGYGPMRYHEPTDVQNLYHELQKVSLTDLSNRFDIKKFSENNIYPMYRKWSLEDKDYLLENYEFLVAFYKKAAEEKEAILVVIE; translated from the coding sequence ATGATGGGAATGATTGCAACATTTTTTAGGGTGCCGAACACACTATTGAATTTGATCAAAGCAGAACCAGATCATATTGAAGAACTTGTTTTGGATTCAGATGAAGTTCAAGAAACTGCACTAGATATAGATAAATCCTGGCATGGAATTTACTTTCTTTTATCAGGTGAGCCAGACTTAGAAAAACCAATTACATCATTAGTTGGAGAAGCCATTCTTGGCGGGACTGAAGTTGGAGAAGATTTTGGATATGGACCAATGCGTTATCATGAGCCAACAGATGTCCAGAATCTCTATCATGAATTACAAAAAGTATCTTTAACTGATCTCTCCAATCGTTTTGATATAAAGAAATTTAGTGAAAACAATATTTATCCGATGTATCGTAAATGGAGTCTAGAAGATAAGGATTATTTACTAGAGAATTATGAATTTCTAGTAGCGTTTTACAAAAAAGCAGCTGAAGAAAAGGAAGCCATTTTAGTAGTTATTGAATGA
- a CDS encoding twin-arginine translocase TatA/TatE family subunit — protein sequence MNLGFGEIALIVFVALLLFGPKKLPELGKAAGKTLSEFKRATKGIMDEEADKSTENK from the coding sequence ATGAATTTAGGTTTTGGGGAAATTGCTTTAATCGTATTCGTTGCATTGCTTCTATTTGGCCCAAAGAAACTACCAGAACTCGGTAAGGCTGCGGGTAAAACTTTAAGTGAATTTAAAAGAGCGACAAAAGGGATTATGGACGAAGAAGCAGACAAAAGCACTGAAAACAAATAA
- a CDS encoding DUF1284 domain-containing protein, whose product MYKLRGHHLFCLLGYRGMGYSEEYVENMTRLHQTLRDNPKTLVQLIKGPDHLCEKYPCESDTYHCEDDNIYVRDAVILERMGLKLGQILKWEEIESSIQKHVIPSDIQHVCETCNWRSYGVCEEGIQDILEGKGLREVK is encoded by the coding sequence ATGTATAAACTTCGAGGTCATCATTTATTTTGCCTTCTCGGCTATCGTGGAATGGGTTATTCAGAAGAATATGTGGAGAATATGACCCGCTTACACCAAACCTTAAGAGACAATCCCAAAACGTTGGTTCAACTTATAAAGGGCCCTGATCACCTATGTGAAAAATACCCTTGCGAATCGGATACATACCATTGTGAAGATGATAATATCTATGTCAGGGATGCTGTGATTTTAGAAAGAATGGGACTAAAACTTGGACAGATTTTGAAATGGGAGGAAATTGAATCAAGTATTCAAAAGCATGTCATACCCTCCGATATTCAACATGTATGTGAAACCTGTAACTGGCGTTCATATGGAGTTTGTGAAGAAGGAATTCAAGACATCCTTGAAGGTAAGGGCTTAAGAGAGGTTAAGTAA
- a CDS encoding alpha/beta hydrolase — MECITNKGSIHYKVYGEGFPLIILHAMGTDHRSMKAWLEPIFTRLDGFKRVYVDIPAHGGSKIDDTVKSTEDILASVLDFIDQMDFEEYSLIGHSYGGYLAQGIVHRRSHQVKGICLIAPALHIKKRTLPENKVFRSCNHSLEQLDADVRAAYELLIVVQNELTLTRFVEEVQPGRLLANRTFLASNWRESGYFLSDPPFIQEDNMPQSMLIIVGKQDAICGYKDQLTLIEKFTHSSNIILDRAGHMLPIEKREIVQELVLDWLISNRIE, encoded by the coding sequence ATGGAATGCATCACTAATAAAGGAAGTATTCATTATAAAGTTTATGGAGAAGGCTTTCCACTTATCATATTACATGCTATGGGAACAGACCACCGTTCGATGAAGGCATGGCTAGAGCCAATATTCACCCGATTAGATGGCTTTAAAAGAGTTTATGTAGATATTCCAGCACATGGTGGAAGTAAAATTGATGATACTGTGAAGTCAACGGAGGATATCCTTGCTAGTGTACTAGATTTCATTGATCAGATGGATTTTGAGGAATACTCACTCATCGGCCACTCCTACGGGGGATATTTAGCACAAGGGATTGTTCATAGGAGGTCACATCAAGTAAAGGGCATATGCCTAATAGCACCAGCCTTACATATTAAGAAAAGAACTTTACCAGAGAATAAGGTCTTCCGTTCGTGCAATCACTCTCTTGAACAATTGGATGCTGATGTTAGAGCTGCCTATGAACTACTCATAGTTGTTCAGAATGAACTAACTCTTACCCGTTTCGTTGAAGAGGTTCAACCAGGAAGACTCCTTGCGAACAGGACGTTCTTAGCTTCAAACTGGAGAGAATCGGGATACTTCTTATCAGACCCTCCTTTTATTCAGGAGGATAATATGCCTCAGTCAATGCTTATTATTGTCGGGAAACAAGATGCCATTTGTGGTTATAAGGATCAATTAACACTCATCGAAAAGTTTACACACTCCTCAAATATTATTTTAGACCGAGCAGGACACATGCTGCCGATTGAGAAGCGGGAGATTGTTCAAGAACTTGTACTTGATTGGTTGATTTCAAACCGAATTGAATAG
- a CDS encoding GNAT family N-acetyltransferase: MEIRFVKSSDYYSISPLINDWWGGRQMADMLPKLFFDHFSKTSFIAEIDGKIVGFIVGFLSQTYTNESYIHFVGVHPEYRKHQIGRKLYHEFFQVVKANNRSVVRAVTSPVNQASIAYHQKMGFDIEESNHKIEGLSVFLDYDGPAQNRVPFVKKL; encoded by the coding sequence GTGGAAATTCGTTTTGTGAAAAGCTCAGATTATTATTCTATTTCACCACTTATTAATGATTGGTGGGGTGGTAGGCAAATGGCAGATATGTTGCCTAAACTATTTTTTGACCATTTCAGTAAAACTAGTTTTATCGCTGAAATAGATGGAAAGATTGTTGGTTTCATAGTTGGCTTCCTATCTCAAACCTATACCAATGAATCATATATTCATTTTGTAGGGGTTCACCCGGAATATCGAAAACATCAAATTGGTAGGAAACTTTACCATGAATTTTTCCAGGTTGTTAAAGCAAATAATCGTAGCGTTGTGAGAGCCGTTACTTCCCCAGTTAATCAAGCATCAATTGCTTACCATCAGAAAATGGGTTTTGACATTGAAGAGAGTAACCATAAAATAGAAGGTTTATCTGTATTCCTAGATTATGATGGCCCTGCTCAGAATAGAGTCCCTT